CCGGCCACGGAACAAAAAACTGAATCACCGGTTCGATCAGGAGGATTTCCAAACCTTCGCCAGTTCCTCGCGAAGCCGCACGGCGTCGGTCCAGGCGGGGGGAAGACCGGTGATGTTGTAGCCGCCGCCATTGGTCTGGTGGGGCCCCATCTCGGGACACACAAACAAAGTCCGACTGCGGTTGCGCGGCGCCGTTTTCCAGCACTTGAAGAGCGCACGCACGAATTGAAGGTAGCTCTGCACCTCCGGGGTCAGGGAACCGTTGCGGGTGACTGCGACCTGGCAATGGTGCCCGTTGAACGGCCGGCAGTGAGACTGGTCCGAATTCCTGACCAGATCAGGGTGATCAAGCAGGCGCGCCGCGTAGTTGTCCGGGTTCAAGTGCTTGACGACGGCGAAATGCGAGAAGTCGAAGTTTAGCCGGATCAGATTTCCGGTCGCTCTGTGATAGCGCTCGGCGATCTCGTAGGTCTTTTCGGGTGTCTCCGTGCAGGTGTCCCGATGAACTTCCAGCGACGGTATGAGTCCGCCGATTTTCTCAGCGAGTCGTTCAAACTGGATCCAGTGCCGCGCGGCCAGGGCGGGCGGCGTGTCATGGTCGTCGAGCTGGACATTGATGTGTGCGGCGCCTCCCTCCTTCTGCTCCTTCAGCATCCTGGCGAATTCCGCGGGGTTGCTTGTCGAAATGAAGCCGAGCCGGTGTTCGAGCCCGTGTTTGTCCGCGGCGCGGCGGTGCTCGGGAGTGAGTGCCGCGGTCAGGCCGTCAAAGCCCGCCTCCGCGACGGCCCTGATTTTTGCATCGAGCGACCACTGCCTGCGAGGGGAGGGATGGTCGACCAGGGACCAGAGGTTGGCGATGTGCAGGATCTTCGGCATCGAGATGGGCGATTGGGTGCGTTCGGCGAGAGACAATCGCCGTGCCGTGCCGAGGCAAGAGCGCAGGCTATTTTACGACCAGGACGCTCTGCATCATGCGCCAGTGTCCGGGAAAGGTGCAGATTATCGGATAGCGGCCGGGAGTTGTGGGCGCGGTGAAGTTCACGCCGACTGATTCACCCGGATTCACGAGGGGAACCGCGAAAAGCACGTCGGGACTCTCCGGAATGTAGTTGAGGGAGAGGGCCCGGGGATCGGCCAGCATCGTGTCGGCCAATGCACCGACCGCGTCAATGCGACCGGGCTGGATGACGATCGCATTGTGCTGCATGTGGTCGTTGTTCTGCAGCACCAGGCGGCCCTTTTCCCCGGCCTTGATGCTGATCTCCGCCTGGTCGTATTTCATGACATCGGGGATCACCCCCAGTTTCAACACGACCGCGCCGCCAGCCGCGCCGGCATCGTCTCCGTCGATCCGGCTGCCGGTCTGCTGGAGCAGATGGGCCAGGACCGGCATGAGCGGATCCGCAATGGTTTCATCCGAAGGCCCGAGGTCAGCCAGGGTGATGTCGTCGATCCACGACTTTCCCGTGACCAGTCCGCCTCCTCCCATCGTGTACCTGACGGTGATTTCCGAGAGGCCGCCCGTGTCGAACGAAACCCGCATCCTGCTCCACTTGTTGGTCTCCTTCATGGCCTGGCTGACCGCCTCGCGGGGGCCCTGTATTTCTGGTATGGATACAAAAACGCCGAGCGCGCCCGCCTTCGCTACGACGTCGGAGGTTTCGAGGTAGGTCGAGAGATCGTACCGGGTCTCCGGTTTCACCTTGAATTTCCGGCTCACCTGGATCTCAGCCCCCTCGCCGGTCCCCTGGATGAGGAGGCTTCGGCTGCTGGCGCGGCCGTTGTCCGTCACCTGGACGCTGCCCGAGCCCGAGAGGATGGAGACCTTCCAGTCGGAGGGATTTCCGAGCGGTTGATTCTCGAAGGTGTCGAGCGTTGTTGTGGCAAGCCCTGACCTGGCGGTGAATTCCCGCGCGGCTGCAATCTGTTCCGGAGTCGCACTCGCGAGAAACGCCGGACGCTGGGTTGATGCGGCCATCGTCGCTCCATCCACGGTCCACTGGTCGAGTCTGAGGCCGGAGTGATTGAGCATGGCAAAGACGGCCTTGCCTGCGTCGGGGAATGCCGGTCCGGAGGCGAGCGCGAGGAGAGCGGCGAGTCGCACCTGGGCATCCCTGTCGGTGAGGAGACCGGCCTTCAGGACGGCGGCGACGGTTCCCGATGTGTGCGGCAGCACGCTGACTGCGGTGTATCGCACGGCCGCGGACGGGTGGTGGAGCGCCTTCACCACGGCATCCTGGACCTCCGGAAGCGCATCCACTGCACCGAGGCCTTGAAGCGTCCAGAGGGCGTGAATCGCCGCAACATTGAGTCCCAATTCGTCAGTGGAGGGGTTTTCCACGAGCTTGATCAGCTGAGGGGCCACATCCTTGCGACTCCGCTCGACAAGGAGGCGCTGGGCGTGGCGGCGCCAGAAGAGGTTGTCGCTGGCAAGCGTGGCAACGAGCTTTTCGGGCGAGGCATCGGCGAGCGTGAAAGGCGCGGTCGCAGGCTTCGTCGTGTCGCCGCCTTTCCAGACAATCCGGTAGATGCGGCCGTATCGCTTGTCGCGGAGTTCATTTTCGTAGGCATTGCCGGCCCCGACCTTGAAGCCCTTCGGAGTTGGATTGTGTTGAACGATGTAATTGTACCAATCGATGACCCAGACTGCCCCGTCAGGCCCCACCTCAGCCATGATGGGTGCAAACCACTCATCATCGCTCGAGATGAGGTTGTTTGGGTTGTGGGCGTGAAAATTGGCTCCGGAAGGCTCAATGATGAACTGGCCGACCAGGTGTCCGGTGGGCTCTGCGACGAAGGCGATTCGATTCCAGTATTTTTTCGGATAGGCGCGCGCGGTGTAGAAGGCGTGCCCGGCTGCGGCCGTATAGCCCCAGTGAACATCGACCTGCCGTACCCGGCTGGTGACCGCCAGAAATCGCGCCGTGTCGGAGATGCTTCCAAGTGTCTTCAGGCGCATTCCAGCCGTCGCATAATAGCGATTCGGAATGGGCAGATAGACATTGGGATTGTTGTTGGCCGTCGACGCAAAGGGAATGCCAGCCTCGTTGAAACCAAGACCCCAGGTGTTGTTGTTTGTGGTGCGCAGGCACTCAAGGCGATCACCGGTGGGACTGAACCGGTAGAAGGCCTGCGAAAATGAGAGTCCCTCTCCGCCCACACTGCCTGTGAAGCCGGAATAGCCCAGCACGCCCCAGATCCAGTTGTCGAATCCGTAGACGAGATTGCTCGGACCGGCATGGGTATCCTTTCGACCCCAGCCGCTGAATAGAATTTCATTGATGTCAGCTTTCCCGTCACCGTCGGTGTCCTTGAGGAAAAGCGTATTGGGAGACTGCAGGACAATCACTCCGCCACGGGCGAAGGTGAATCCGGTCGGGATATTGAGTCCGTCGGCAAAAACGGTGAACTTGTCCATCCTCCCATCCTGGTCGGTGTCCTCGCAGATCAGAATTCTATCCCGTCCCTTTTCTCCATAGGGAAGCACGCGGTTCGGGTAGTCCAGCGTTTCGGCGATCCACAGACGACCGCGTTCGTCCCAGTTCATGGCGATAGGCTTGCGGATCTGCGGTTCGCTCGCCACGAGCTGGATCTCGAAGCCGGCTGGAACGATCAGGTGCTTCATCGAGTCTTCGGGCGAAAGCGGTTCCTGCATCATCGGCCAGCTCGCATCGCCCAGGGAGCGCTGCCCGGGGGTGTAGTAGGGAATGCCCTTCTGTTCAACCAGCTGCAGCGGAGGCACCGCGGGCCGATGGGCGAGTGCGTCGGGAAGTGTCTGTCCGCTGATGTAGCGCAGGCCGCGCTCGACAAGCTCCTGAAAACCGGGATTCGACCAGGTGCGCTTGTCGTGACCCCAGGCGGTGTAGAAAACCCGGCCCTTGCCCTGCGTGCGAATCCAGGTCCAGGGCTCGTCGTCACGCTTTTCGAGGACGGTGCGGTTCGTTTCATTGTGGCGGATGTGCACGTAGGTCTCGTCCCAGCTTTCGAAGCCCTTGAAACCGCGCATGACCGGGTTGTCGGCCGCCACAATCCGGGTTTTGACGACGCCGGTCCCGTGGCTGTTGAACTGGGCTCCAACGAGGTCAACATAGCGGTCGGAGTTGCGGAAGCAGTAGGAGGCGCAGTGCAGCGCGAACAGGCCTCCGCCGCTTTCGACGTAGCCGATCAGCGCGCGTTCCTGAGCCGGGGCGATCTGATCGATGTTGGCATAGATCAACAGGCCATCGTAGCGCTTGAGCGCGGCGGCGCTGATGTCGTCCATGTCCTCCGTATAGACCAACTGGACACCGCGTTCCATCAACACCGGCGCAAGGGTCCGGAGCAGCAGGGCGGGCTGGTGGTGGCCGCTGTCTCCGAGAAAGAGGATTTTCAGGATCCGCTCGGATTCAGAGCGGAGCGAACCCGCAAGAATCAATGCAAGGCAGAAGATGCGAAGGATGGGAAGGCTGGTCATGAAAGATCAGGGGTGATGCTGGACCATGAACGCAACCTCCTTGGCGCGCCATTGTTGAGCAAAAAATTTTCGTACTGTCCAAATCATGCGGTTCCCGAGGGATCCCCGACTTGGAACGGAAATTAGCCCCCCTCCGGATGCAAAACGAAATCGCCTCTCCGTCAGGAAGCGGCGATCAGGACTCCGCGGAGGTCCGCCGTGATTCCCCGGGCCAAGGTGCCGGGGGGGGAATTGTTCAGGCGATGACGCTTCCCGAGATGTAATTCTTGAGGTGCTCCGCTTCCGCGCGGTGCTGATCCGTCATCCATCGCGTGATGTCCCCGATGGAAATCACCCCAAGCAGGCGGCCCTCGGAAATGACGGGCAGGTGACGGCAACGCTTTTGAGTGAACATTTCCATCGCGTCTTCCATCGTCGTATTC
This genomic window from Opitutaceae bacterium contains:
- a CDS encoding sugar phosphate isomerase/epimerase; amino-acid sequence: MPKILHIANLWSLVDHPSPRRQWSLDAKIRAVAEAGFDGLTAALTPEHRRAADKHGLEHRLGFISTSNPAEFARMLKEQKEGGAAHINVQLDDHDTPPALAARHWIQFERLAEKIGGLIPSLEVHRDTCTETPEKTYEIAERYHRATGNLIRLNFDFSHFAVVKHLNPDNYAARLLDHPDLVRNSDQSHCRPFNGHHCQVAVTRNGSLTPEVQSYLQFVRALFKCWKTAPRNRSRTLFVCPEMGPHQTNGGGYNITGLPPAWTDAVRLREELAKVWKSS
- a CDS encoding ThuA domain-containing protein produces the protein MTSLPILRIFCLALILAGSLRSESERILKILFLGDSGHHQPALLLRTLAPVLMERGVQLVYTEDMDDISAAALKRYDGLLIYANIDQIAPAQERALIGYVESGGGLFALHCASYCFRNSDRYVDLVGAQFNSHGTGVVKTRIVAADNPVMRGFKGFESWDETYVHIRHNETNRTVLEKRDDEPWTWIRTQGKGRVFYTAWGHDKRTWSNPGFQELVERGLRYISGQTLPDALAHRPAVPPLQLVEQKGIPYYTPGQRSLGDASWPMMQEPLSPEDSMKHLIVPAGFEIQLVASEPQIRKPIAMNWDERGRLWIAETLDYPNRVLPYGEKGRDRILICEDTDQDGRMDKFTVFADGLNIPTGFTFARGGVIVLQSPNTLFLKDTDGDGKADINEILFSGWGRKDTHAGPSNLVYGFDNWIWGVLGYSGFTGSVGGEGLSFSQAFYRFSPTGDRLECLRTTNNNTWGLGFNEAGIPFASTANNNPNVYLPIPNRYYATAGMRLKTLGSISDTARFLAVTSRVRQVDVHWGYTAAAGHAFYTARAYPKKYWNRIAFVAEPTGHLVGQFIIEPSGANFHAHNPNNLISSDDEWFAPIMAEVGPDGAVWVIDWYNYIVQHNPTPKGFKVGAGNAYENELRDKRYGRIYRIVWKGGDTTKPATAPFTLADASPEKLVATLASDNLFWRRHAQRLLVERSRKDVAPQLIKLVENPSTDELGLNVAAIHALWTLQGLGAVDALPEVQDAVVKALHHPSAAVRYTAVSVLPHTSGTVAAVLKAGLLTDRDAQVRLAALLALASGPAFPDAGKAVFAMLNHSGLRLDQWTVDGATMAASTQRPAFLASATPEQIAAAREFTARSGLATTTLDTFENQPLGNPSDWKVSILSGSGSVQVTDNGRASSRSLLIQGTGEGAEIQVSRKFKVKPETRYDLSTYLETSDVVAKAGALGVFVSIPEIQGPREAVSQAMKETNKWSRMRVSFDTGGLSEITVRYTMGGGGLVTGKSWIDDITLADLGPSDETIADPLMPVLAHLLQQTGSRIDGDDAGAAGGAVVLKLGVIPDVMKYDQAEISIKAGEKGRLVLQNNDHMQHNAIVIQPGRIDAVGALADTMLADPRALSLNYIPESPDVLFAVPLVNPGESVGVNFTAPTTPGRYPIICTFPGHWRMMQSVLVVK